A section of the Xiphias gladius isolate SHS-SW01 ecotype Sanya breed wild chromosome 10, ASM1685928v1, whole genome shotgun sequence genome encodes:
- the itpka gene encoding inositol-trisphosphate 3-kinase A isoform X2, whose product MPKESRRKTSKDFGLSGTGINEGSRLERRPAGKSSQICDELLQKAARISPSSATGAPTVMDARRVPQVTITPEGGGSSREMQQEDWDDAVDGTLRRKLSNSSISSTGSSAVESEDDLLSDNESKSKGIITLEHLVDTGESKPWWKLKTIVHWPFSATQRRKLNWVQLAGHKGNFKAADEGTILKKFSENEMQCFEKLRGDALLPFVPGYHGVVEKDGESFLHMTDLLANFDLPNVMDCKMGVRTYLEEELVRARERPKPREDLYRKMVEVDSEGPTPQEHCQRGVTKPRYMQWRETMSSTNTLGFRIEGIKKCDGTCRTDFKKTRSKQDVIQVFKDFVGENVNIVKSYLSRLTEIWQALKTSEFFKRHEVIGSSLLFIHDHTGNAQVWIIDFGKTTALPEGQTLNHDVLWQEGNREDGYLWGLENLIHTLESLSNKGTSEQTCCSVTKEDNQNIETDG is encoded by the exons ATGCCcaaagagagcaggagaaagacCTCCAAAGACTTCGGGCTCTCCGGGACTGGAATAAACGAGGGGTCTCGTTTAGAGCGAAGACCGGCCGGGAAGTCATCACAGATTTGCGATGAGCTCCTTCAGAAAGCCGCTCGAATCTCCCCGTCGTCCGCAACCGGAGCGCCGACTGTGATGGATGCGCGCCGGGTACCGCAGGTTACCATCACCCCGGAGGGCGGCGGCTCCTCCCGGGAGATGCAGCAGGAGGACTGGGATGATGCGGTGGACGGCACCCTGCGCAGGAAACTGTCCaactcctccatctcctccacgGGATCCTCTGCCGTTGAGTCCGAGGATGACTTACTCAGTGACAACGAGAGCAAAAGCAAAGGCATCATAACTCTAGAGCATCTGGTGGACACCGGAGAG AGCAAGCCGTGGTGGAAGTTAAAGACGATTGTTCACTGGCCTTTCAGCGCTACCCAGAGGAGGAAACTAAACTGGGTTCAGCTCGCTGGGCATAAAG GTAACTTCAAAGCGGCAGATGAGGGCACCATTCTGAAGAAGTTTTCGGAAAACGAGATGCAGTGTTTCGAGAAGCTGAGGGGTGACGCACTGCTGCCATTTGTTCCCGGTTACCATGGCGTTGTGGAAAAAGACGGAGAGTCTTTCCTCCATATGACTGACCTGCTGGCGAACTTTGACCTTCCCAATGTCATGGACTGTAAGATGGGAGTGAG GACGTACTTGGAGGAGGAGCTTGTTCGAGCACGAGAACGGCCCAAGCCAAGGGAGGACCTGTACAGGAAAATGGTGGAGGTGGACAGCGAAGGGCCAACGCCCCAGGAGCATTGCCAGCGAGGCGTCACCAAGCCTCGCTACATGCAGTGGAGGGAGACCATGAGCTCCACCAACACCCTGGGCTTCCGGATAGAAGGGATCAAG AAATGTGACGGTACATGTCGAACTGACTTCAAGAAAACCAGATCGAAGCAGGATGTCATCCAGGTGTTCAAGGACTTTGTTGGAGAGAATGTCAACATTGTA aAGTCTTACCTGAGCCGACTGACAGAGATCTGGCAGGCCCTAAAGACATCAGAGTTCTTCAAGCGACACGAG GTCATTGGCAGCTCTCTCCTCTTTATCCATGACCACACGGGCAATGCACAGGTCTGGATTATTGACTTTGGCAAGACCACAGCGTTACCAGAGGGCCAGACGTTAAACCATGATGTTCTCTGGCAAGAGGGCAACCGGGAAGATGGTTACCTGTGGGGCCTGGAAAACCTCATCCACACACTGGAGTCTTTAAGCAACAAAGGGACCAGCGAACAAACCTGTTGCTCGGTTACCAAAGAAGATAACCAGAATATAGAAACAGATGGCTAG
- the ivd gene encoding isovaleryl-CoA dehydrogenase, mitochondrial produces the protein MFALRRALRLGSRLYIPAVARRGCAGAAVPVDDVVNGLTEEQIQLRQTVRKFFAEKLAPYADEIDKRNEFPGMRNFWQEMGEMGLLGITAPVEYGGTGLGYLDHVLVMEEMSRVSAAIALSYGAHSNLCVNQMVRHANEKQKEKYMPKLMTGEHVGALAMSEPNAGSDVVSMKLRAKKKGDYYVLNGNKFWITNGPDADVLIVYAKTDPEAYQRGITAFIVEKGMPGFSTAQKLDKLGMRGSNTCELIFEDCKIPEENILGPLNKGVYVMMSGLDLERLVLASGPIGIMQAVLDFAVPYLHVREAFGQKIGHFQLMQGKMADMYTRLSSCRQYVYNVARACDKGHFSAMDCAGVILYCAENATQVALDGIQCLGGNGYINDYPMGRFLRDAKLYEIGAGTSEIRRLIIGRAFNSMFK, from the exons ATGTTTGCCCTCAGACGCGCTCTCCGCCTCGGCTCCAGGTTATACATTCCCGCGGTGGCAAGGAGAGGATGCGCCGGCGCTGCCGTCCCGGTGGACGATGTGGTGAACGGACTCACCGAGGAGCAGATACAG CTCAGACAGACGGTTCGCAAATTCTTTGCAGAAAAGCTTGCACCTTATGCTGACGAGATCGACAAGAGGAATGAATTTCCAGGAATGCGG AATTTTTGGCAAGAGATGGGGGAGATGGGGCTCCTTGGGATCACTGCTCCGG TGGAATATGGGGGCACAGGATTGGGCTACCTAGATCATGTCCTTGTGATGGAGGAAATGTCACGAGTGTCAGCAGCCATTGCTCTCAGTTACGGCGCCCACTCTAACCTTTGTGTCAACCAGATGGTACGCCATGCAAACGAGAAGCAGAAGGAGAAGTACATGCCAAAG CTAATGACAGGAGAGCATGTCGGAGCTCTGGCCATGAGTGAGCCCAATGCTGGCTCAGATGTCGTATCCATGAAACTCAGAGCCAAGAAGAAAG gtgACTACTATGTTCTGAATGGCAACAAGTTCTGGATCACAAATGGGCCAGATGCCGACGTCCTTATTGTTTATGCCAAGACAGATCCTGAGGCCTATCAAAGAGGCATCACAGCCTTCATTGTTGAAAAG GGAATGCCGGGATTCTCTACAGCACAGAAGCTCGACAAACTGGGCATGAGAGGATCAAACACATGCGAGCTGATCTTTGAAGACTGCAAAATCCCAG AGGAAAACATCCTTGGTCCGCTGAACAAAGGTGTTTATGTGATGATGAGTGGCTTAGATCTGGAGAGGCTGGTGCTTGCATCTGGACCTATTGG CATCATGCAGGCAGTTCTGGACTTTGCTGTTCCCTACCTACATGTCAGAGAAGCTTTCGGACAGAAGATTGGGCACTTTCAG CTGATGCAAGGCAAGATGGCCGACATGTACACCAGACTGAGCTCTTGTCGGCAGTATGTGTACAATGTTGCTCGGGCTTGTGACAAAGGACACTTCAGTGCAATG GATTGTGCTGGAGTGATCCTGTATTGTGCTGAGAACGCTACTCAGGTTGCTTTGGATGGTATTCAGTGTTTGG GTGGGAATGGCTACATCAATGACTACCCAATGGGACGATTTCTGCGTGATGCAAAGCTGTATGAAATCGGCGCAGGGACAAGTGAAATTCGCCGACTCATCATTGGACGAGCCTTCAACTCCATGTTCAAATAA
- the itpka gene encoding inositol-trisphosphate 3-kinase A isoform X1, translating to MPKESRRKTSKDFGLSGTGINEGSRLERRPAGKSSQICDELLQKAARISPSSATGAPTVMDARRVPQVTITPEGGGSSREMQQEDWDDAVDGTLRRKLSNSSISSTGSSAVESEDDLLSDNESKSKGIITLEHLVDTGEACSLGWEPLDNTTQLFTQQSKPWWKLKTIVHWPFSATQRRKLNWVQLAGHKGNFKAADEGTILKKFSENEMQCFEKLRGDALLPFVPGYHGVVEKDGESFLHMTDLLANFDLPNVMDCKMGVRTYLEEELVRARERPKPREDLYRKMVEVDSEGPTPQEHCQRGVTKPRYMQWRETMSSTNTLGFRIEGIKKCDGTCRTDFKKTRSKQDVIQVFKDFVGENVNIVKSYLSRLTEIWQALKTSEFFKRHEVIGSSLLFIHDHTGNAQVWIIDFGKTTALPEGQTLNHDVLWQEGNREDGYLWGLENLIHTLESLSNKGTSEQTCCSVTKEDNQNIETDG from the exons ATGCCcaaagagagcaggagaaagacCTCCAAAGACTTCGGGCTCTCCGGGACTGGAATAAACGAGGGGTCTCGTTTAGAGCGAAGACCGGCCGGGAAGTCATCACAGATTTGCGATGAGCTCCTTCAGAAAGCCGCTCGAATCTCCCCGTCGTCCGCAACCGGAGCGCCGACTGTGATGGATGCGCGCCGGGTACCGCAGGTTACCATCACCCCGGAGGGCGGCGGCTCCTCCCGGGAGATGCAGCAGGAGGACTGGGATGATGCGGTGGACGGCACCCTGCGCAGGAAACTGTCCaactcctccatctcctccacgGGATCCTCTGCCGTTGAGTCCGAGGATGACTTACTCAGTGACAACGAGAGCAAAAGCAAAGGCATCATAACTCTAGAGCATCTGGTGGACACCGGAGAG GCCTGTTCTctaggctgggaaccactggacaaCACTACCCAACTGTTTACACAGCAG AGCAAGCCGTGGTGGAAGTTAAAGACGATTGTTCACTGGCCTTTCAGCGCTACCCAGAGGAGGAAACTAAACTGGGTTCAGCTCGCTGGGCATAAAG GTAACTTCAAAGCGGCAGATGAGGGCACCATTCTGAAGAAGTTTTCGGAAAACGAGATGCAGTGTTTCGAGAAGCTGAGGGGTGACGCACTGCTGCCATTTGTTCCCGGTTACCATGGCGTTGTGGAAAAAGACGGAGAGTCTTTCCTCCATATGACTGACCTGCTGGCGAACTTTGACCTTCCCAATGTCATGGACTGTAAGATGGGAGTGAG GACGTACTTGGAGGAGGAGCTTGTTCGAGCACGAGAACGGCCCAAGCCAAGGGAGGACCTGTACAGGAAAATGGTGGAGGTGGACAGCGAAGGGCCAACGCCCCAGGAGCATTGCCAGCGAGGCGTCACCAAGCCTCGCTACATGCAGTGGAGGGAGACCATGAGCTCCACCAACACCCTGGGCTTCCGGATAGAAGGGATCAAG AAATGTGACGGTACATGTCGAACTGACTTCAAGAAAACCAGATCGAAGCAGGATGTCATCCAGGTGTTCAAGGACTTTGTTGGAGAGAATGTCAACATTGTA aAGTCTTACCTGAGCCGACTGACAGAGATCTGGCAGGCCCTAAAGACATCAGAGTTCTTCAAGCGACACGAG GTCATTGGCAGCTCTCTCCTCTTTATCCATGACCACACGGGCAATGCACAGGTCTGGATTATTGACTTTGGCAAGACCACAGCGTTACCAGAGGGCCAGACGTTAAACCATGATGTTCTCTGGCAAGAGGGCAACCGGGAAGATGGTTACCTGTGGGGCCTGGAAAACCTCATCCACACACTGGAGTCTTTAAGCAACAAAGGGACCAGCGAACAAACCTGTTGCTCGGTTACCAAAGAAGATAACCAGAATATAGAAACAGATGGCTAG